In Ignavibacteriales bacterium, the following are encoded in one genomic region:
- a CDS encoding glycosyltransferase family 4 protein, producing MDSNSHIRILSQYFYPDVASTGQLLTELSLGLAGKDIVVEVITAKPTYAGKLHAPKKEAYNGINIRRLKTTRFNKNTKGGQIFNSISFFARTFFYLLFKSNKKPLMLVSNPPFLPFMGYLLYKLRGINYVILVHDVFPEKAIKLNYIPNKGFTAWAWTLLDKKSLQKTSGIIAISESMKSNIENKLVKYNFKTQKDITVIHNWADAEFIKPIDNDENTFIKENSLGGKFIIQYSGNIGASYELEVLVEAARSITDSDVLFLFIGDGVKKKKLSAMAENYSLKNVMFLPYQKRTMLPHSLTAASISIITYEKEMEGLLMPSKLYTTLASGKPVISFCTEDSEVGKIICHASCGFSINPDNVKELLEKISFFRNNPEERDRMGKNARKYFEENFTLEHSLEKYINVIKKLNR from the coding sequence GTGGACAGTAATTCTCATATTAGAATTCTTTCTCAATATTTCTATCCTGATGTTGCTAGCACAGGTCAGTTGCTGACTGAGCTATCACTTGGGCTTGCCGGGAAAGATATCGTTGTAGAGGTTATTACGGCAAAACCAACTTATGCCGGGAAGTTGCATGCTCCGAAAAAGGAAGCATATAATGGAATTAACATCAGGCGTTTAAAAACCACCCGGTTCAATAAGAATACAAAAGGCGGGCAGATATTTAATTCAATATCCTTTTTTGCACGAACTTTTTTCTACCTGCTTTTTAAATCGAATAAAAAACCGTTGATGTTGGTTTCAAATCCGCCCTTTCTCCCATTCATGGGTTACTTATTATATAAGCTAAGAGGGATTAATTATGTAATACTGGTGCATGACGTATTTCCCGAAAAGGCGATAAAACTAAATTACATTCCTAATAAAGGCTTCACAGCATGGGCATGGACCTTGCTCGATAAAAAAAGCCTGCAAAAAACTTCCGGCATCATCGCGATCAGTGAAAGCATGAAATCTAATATTGAGAATAAACTGGTCAAATATAATTTTAAAACACAAAAAGATATTACCGTTATTCATAACTGGGCTGATGCTGAATTTATTAAACCGATTGATAACGATGAAAATACTTTCATAAAAGAAAATTCTCTCGGCGGTAAATTTATAATTCAATATTCGGGAAATATCGGGGCTTCATATGAGTTAGAGGTCCTGGTGGAAGCCGCGCGTTCAATAACCGATTCCGATGTTCTGTTCCTATTCATTGGGGACGGTGTGAAAAAGAAAAAGTTGTCTGCTATGGCGGAAAATTATTCCTTAAAGAACGTCATGTTCCTGCCATACCAGAAAAGAACAATGCTTCCTCATTCTCTCACTGCCGCCTCTATTTCTATTATTACTTATGAAAAGGAAATGGAAGGTCTGCTTATGCCGAGCAAACTATATACCACTCTCGCGTCCGGAAAGCCGGTCATATCATTTTGCACGGAGGATTCTGAGGTGGGAAAGATTATTTGTCATGCCTCATGCGGATTTTCTATCAACCCTGATAACGTAAAGGAATTATTGGAAAAGATATCTTTTTTCAGAAATAACCCTGAGGAAAGGGATAGAATGGGCAAGAATGCCCGTAAGTACTTTGAAGAAAATTTTACATTAGAACATTCTCTCGAAAAATATATTAATGTCATTAAAAAATTGAATAGATAA
- a CDS encoding FkbM family methyltransferase, producing MLSKLEKILTGLKIFSKDRRFLRNMTKGGRSLASYQLNISVKNYCGKFGTIIDVGANKGQFAFAASEIFPDANIISFEPVPEVFQELKKNVSGIKNIQLFNKALGSEVGKIKFYKNKYSHASSALPIHKNQTELMPGTSQVEAIEVDVEKLEDYLRQDKLAGPVLLKLDVQGFEKEVLVGGGSELSKIDYLLFETSFIEMYEGEPLFDEMHEFVKSKGFTLLAPVGFLQASNFQIPQMDLLYKRTHN from the coding sequence ATGCTTTCCAAACTTGAGAAAATATTAACCGGGTTAAAGATCTTTTCAAAAGACAGAAGATTTTTGCGAAATATGACCAAAGGCGGCAGATCTCTTGCTTCCTATCAGCTCAATATCTCGGTTAAGAATTATTGCGGTAAGTTCGGTACAATAATAGATGTCGGAGCTAATAAAGGACAGTTCGCCTTTGCCGCTTCCGAAATATTTCCCGATGCCAATATAATCTCTTTTGAACCGGTGCCCGAAGTGTTTCAAGAGCTGAAGAAGAATGTATCCGGGATCAAAAATATACAGCTTTTTAATAAAGCTCTTGGGTCCGAGGTCGGCAAGATAAAATTTTATAAGAATAAATATTCTCATGCCAGCTCTGCTCTCCCTATACATAAAAACCAGACCGAACTTATGCCTGGCACGTCTCAAGTCGAAGCGATAGAAGTGGACGTCGAAAAGTTGGAAGATTATCTACGTCAGGATAAACTTGCCGGTCCGGTTTTACTCAAACTAGATGTGCAGGGTTTTGAAAAGGAAGTCCTAGTTGGTGGAGGGAGTGAATTATCTAAGATAGATTATTTGTTGTTCGAAACTTCTTTTATAGAGATGTACGAAGGCGAACCCTTGTTTGATGAGATGCACGAGTTTGTTAAAAGCAAAGGATTTACACTGCTTGCTCCAGTGGGTTTTCTACAGGCGTCTAACTTCCAGATACCGCAAATGGATCTTCTTTACAAAAGGACGCATAATTAA